The Sebastes umbrosus isolate fSebUmb1 chromosome 24, fSebUmb1.pri, whole genome shotgun sequence genome contains the following window.
TTAATACTGAACTGCAAATGTATTGtgtattaatttaaatgtctatTTTAAGTTAGATAATGCTGCAGAGTTTCTTCGCTGTGTGctgttttttctgatgttttccTTGATATTAGATGAGTGATTTGCTGCATTTGGCACTTTGAAACTTCTTCAATTAGTACATATTAAATTACTACTAGAAAATCTGCAGATCATAACATTTAACAAACATGCCTTAATCTAAATAATCACCAAAATaattgccaattaattttctgtcaatcggctaatcaattaatctgaaTATCACCTTGTAGTACTTTATCTTACTATTAATTTGCATGCATTGCACAGGACAGTTACTTATCAAGATGTATAGTGAATGAAATGTGTTAATGCTGCATAGTCGGACAAACATAATGATTTTGCAAAAGGTGCCGCTAACAATCAtcttcattattgattaatatgtcaattatctttaatttattttttataacgAATCAATTTGTCTGATCATGTGGggttttaaatgtcaaaaataatcaCGGAGCAAATGTGGTGTCCTCAAAATGCTTATTAAGCACAATTAAAGGGAACAGGAGGTACAGGAAACATTTTATCATTGATTATGTAATGAGCAATTACCTTTCATAAGTCCCTTTTCCAAGCAAAACTGCCAAATATttgatggttccagcttctcaaatgtgataattttctgctatttctttatttaatatCATTGTAATCTGAATACTTTTAGTATTTGGACTGTTGGacagaaaaaacaagacatttgaagacgtcaccttttAATTTAATGGccaattttcacttttttttctgacattttatagcacAAATGATTAATTGGGGAAATAATTGGCAGTTCTTTCTCAGAGGAGTGAAAATTTGTTGTTATGTGGTTATGTGGTGTAACAGGTGACATAATAAACACAGCATTCCTCTGCCTCTCCTCGCCTTCTTTACCTGAACTTCAGGCCTGACTCGAAGCTTTTTGGATCCTCCCACTCGCGTGCCTCCCTCACCTGTCATGTAAGAGCCTAATAACCTGCTGTCCCTGCTGTGTCTCCTCACTGCACTTTACTTCTGCTCCCACAGGGACGATGGCGTTCAGGAAGGCTCTGAAAGGGACGGTGATCATAGGCGGCGGGGTCGCCTCAGTGTTTGGCCTGTCGCAGCTGCTCGAGTACAGGAAGACGCAGGTAGGCTGGTGAAAGGTGTCACCTGTGTGCTGCTAGAGACGCTCCATTACATGTCTGCTGGTGCATGAGTACAAGTTGCAACAATTCCAGTTTTGCAGGATTTGACTGAACGCAAATATCTTAAGTTTTTGCTTCTTATTGTCAGTGTTGTACATGCTGCTTACTTTTACACTCTGCCAGGTGTAAAATTAAAGAATAAACTTAAATACTTGAATGTTTTGGGCATGACTACAGTACGATATTGTGAATCTGTTGGCCTGAAACAAGTCGGCCCAGCAGGGAGGGATTGCCTTTCAAGGCATGTCCTATCTGGCTGCTGGAATGTGCTCGCTGTCAACTTCAAGGTCTTTTTTTCTTGGTTTTATTGGATGATTTCCAGCTGCTGTGCAGGAAGGATCAAGGCATCAATCCACTTGCAAGCATGCCGGTGTTGCACTGAAATCGGTGACCACAGAggagccagcaacacatgaggtcaccatttctgaaGGCTGTCGTCAGGAAATGTGACACTGCTTGCGGTCACAGATTTCGATGTAACACCGGCACTGGATCCCGAAAAAAAATTATCAGATTTTCTTTCTGTTTACATTGTTGTAAAAACACTCAAGGAACTAACCACCTcaggttgtttttcttccactTCCTGGTCcaataaaatgtacttttaatTGGGTTTTTTTATTGAGGACAGCTTATTCTATGAGTCCTAGGAGGTATTTTACTATTTggctcttcaaaataaactaataaagtCAAGTACTGCCACCTGAGTTTTTCTGAAAAGGGAAATAAGTTTGTTTAACTTCCTGCTGAGAGTTacatgagaagatcgataccattCTCTATCTGGAGATTGGTATCAATCGTCTCATGTAACTCTCGGCAACAAGgcaaaaaagtgtatttctccAAAATGTTTAACTTTAATCTGAGTGGGGATGTAGTTTCTCTTAGTGgtggttgccatggcaacacacATCACCTAGCTCATAgccaaattaatttattttgaagcAGTTTCTTTAATAGagaaaaactgcattgtgaaccCTGAGGATGCCTAAACTCACTTTAAGAAACACCAGATAATTGTGCTTATTTGataacatatacagtaaattaagATTTAAATGAATTTATTTAATCCATTTGATATATTCTGATATAAGTTTTGTGTTATATCCCCAAACTCTTATTCTTAAATAGCCGGTTAGCTGCTTGACAATGTAGACGGACAACATGCTTAAATTTGAGGAATGATGAACATGCAGTTTCTCAGAGAACAACAAGGAGAAGTTTGTCCCTCGTGACTGGTGACACTGGGAGCACTACTGTTCAGTTTGTGTCTTAGTGTCAAGCCTCGACACTCAGCCACTGATCGGCTCCATGAACGCATACAGTATCTAACCGCCAAGCTTCATTTGAGATGGACGAGCAGCTGTGTTTCCCCTGACCGCTGACCTGACGTAGGGCTATTTTAGCCACCACATACCAGCCTTTATTTGACTGTGCAACCTAATGTGAactctgttgttttgtgtcctgTCGCGATAATGTCTTCGCTTGCCCACCGTCGTCCTCCCAACCAAGCATGGATTGGTAAGCAAGAAGTCGACCCTGatgaaatataattatttttgacaATAGTTTGTAATCATGCATGCCTCTAATCCCAGTAATTGCAATGCTGATGAGATGAATGTCCGTCTTGTCTCCTTTAGCAAGGGCATATGGCTTGGAGAAGTTTTCAAGACAGCGGCCGATTGGCTATTAGCATGGGCCTTGCTGTGCCATTCAATGACTTAGCTTGATTACGGGGGCACGCTGGCGCTTAATTCTACGGCGGTGTTTGTCTGTATGCATCATCAAAAATAGACAATGATTATATCATCGTCTCGTTGCCGGTCGCAGACCTAAATTACAAACGCCTGCCGCTATTTGCAAGTCAAATGCCACGTTTGCTTGATGCAATCATTTAGCATGAACTGCTAAAtagagaaatgaatgaatatttcattagaagTGAAATCCTCATATCAGAGCGgagctgtgtttttttctttttgtgattatttctttatattctttattttgcTAATCAAGCAGTGGATGTACGTGATGTTGAAAGattgtgattttttattttcttggttttgCAAAGCATGTTGCAGCTGATAGAAACCCTCTGCAAACTTTCATTTGCTGCTAACCACATCcataatacatatatttatatatactgtatgatctTTAGCAACACTTCACTTGACGCTAAAGGTGAAAATGAGACATCATGAGCACTTTATAATCTCACTTTCACTACAAACAATAGCTTTGATCTGAGATTAAAAGCTCATTCTTGCTTGGGCGaagaaggggtttatttcacatgtAATAAAGGCACTTCTAGGCTTCCGTACATACATTATATTCCATCCATTACGACACAATAATGCATATTATGAGCACAGTACAGTAATCTCATTACACAGTCAAATCCATAATGTATTAAAATGATTGCAAGTCATTATGCATTATATCACATGCAATTTTATGAGGTGATTATAATGCAAGAATAAAGCATAAACACATTACAGTGTGCTTATGATGTTTCACAATGCACCTAGAGGAAAGTGTTGCTATATTCTGTATTGCTTTAAAGACCTTAACATAGAGTTTGAATAGAAATTAACATAGGAATGTGTAGTTTTGCATGTGTAGGGAAGTGGTGAGATGTATTATTCTCATTGTACGTGTGCTGCTGTATGTATCTGTGTCACATCCAGGCTCGGTTAGCCCACGTGGCAGCAGAGGCAGAGCTGAGGGTTCCCTTCGCCGACGAGTTCCCCGGTCGGCAGGCCCAGCTCGCGGCGCTGCAGGACACCGAGGAGTTTGACGTCCTGGTTGTGGGAGGAGGAGCCACGGGAGCAGGATGTGCCTTAGACGCTGTCACGCGCAGTGAGTAAAGCTTTCAAGTGCATCACTCTCCCGGGATGTAACGGCTCTTTAAGTGTCCTTATTATTGAAGGAGGGAGACGCCTTGCAGGCTGGCACAACAGTTTATAATGGTCTCTCTGCAGTATGACAGCTGCTATTGTGGGCACTAAAGCTTAACTGTAATTTACTGTAAATACACCGAAGGAACATATATCAGTGCTGTGGTGATATATAGCCCCTCTCCCCTTGTATCCCCTTCACTTGTACAGTTTCATTTGTTATTATCTTGTAAAAAGCGTCTGTTCAAATTCAGTTTTCAGCAGAATAATGTCATGATGATTCATACGTAGCGTTCTGCAAGTTTTCTCACAGTGAAACTAAATGTAATCAATGCATAGCATAGACATATTGATAGCAAACTCTTCAGGTATATCCACATATCCTTTGTCATTTCTTCCCAGACCTCAAGACTGCCCTCGTAGAGAGAGACGATTTCTCTTCGGGGACAAGCAGTCGGAGCACCAAGCTGATCCACGGTGGAGTCCGCTACCTCCAGAAGGCCATCATGAAGTTAGACTACGAACaggttcctcttcctcctctttattTTTCATCGTCACCTCATTTTGTTGCTCTTCTTTGTcatcaacttcctgtttcttttatTATCTGAACAGTACATGATGGTGAAAGAGGCCCTCCATGAGCGAGCCAACCTCCTGGAGATCGCACCTCACCTATCTGCACCGCTACCCATCATGCTTCCTGTTTACAAGTAGGActcatacaatacaataaatgcACAAgacgtgtgcatgacgtcaaaTTAACTTTAATCACTGTGTTCTTTTCCAAGATGGTGGCAGTTGCCTTACTACTGGGTGGGGATCAAGATGTACGACTTGGTGGCGGGGAGCGAGAACCTGAAGAGCAGCTACGTCCTCAGTAAGACCAAGGCCTTGGAGCATTTCCCCATGCTGAAGAAGGACAAGCTGGTGGGCGCCATCGTCTACTACGACGGTGAGTCACAGCTCCATCATGCTTCGCCTCATGCCTGCAGAGGCCTCTCTGCTTCGCTTTAAATGGGATATTTTCACGTGGACACTGGTATGTATGTGTTGACAGTAAGCTTCGCCTGTTGATTCATTACTCAACTTTTTGTCTTCTGTAAACACGGACAGAGCAGCTGAGTCAGTCTCGTTGCCCTTTTCCACCGTTTTCCTTCTAGTTCCTTTCCAATAGTAATGAATCTGATCAGTTAGCTGATGGAAATGAGAATGAAATAACACTGTGATTTGAAGTACAGCTCTGTAAGTGATACTTAAAAAACCTGACAGTAGACTGTCAGTAACTGTCATGCCTCAGGGCCCCGCAAAGACATATCTAAGGCTAAGGCATGTAGTGACTCTGCTAGAGGGGTGAAAGCAGGTagctgtgtttctccttctcacCAGAAATGTGGACCTTTCTTTGGGGTATGCATATCTGCAAACTGGTTTGTGTAAAACGCACAGAGCTGACTGcaaacaggcaaaaaaaaagaatattttgtgcatgtaaacgtagtcactgataactacaacaacaacagcaatgaGCACTTAGCGTGTTAAACGATGCAAcactaaaaaagaaaaggatttcTAAATTTTTCAAGGAAATGGTTCTGAATAAACTGTAATATTGTTGAAATAGTGCAGAAATGAAGCCAAACAGAAGATTAAAACAGGCCTCAGATGTAGATCTCGCCCCGTGGCCTTCACATCTCCACTGGTGCCTAACAAATGTGTTGACAGGACGCCCTCTCCTCCCTGCGGCGGTAAAGGCTCCCTGGATGGTTACAGAGGAGAACCAAACATATTGAGTGTCTACTGTCTATATCTGATGCTACTTAAAGAGGCTTTTCACGTCTCTTATTTATGGTATTCAACAgctaaacaaaatgaaatatccATCAAAATCTGAGCAATTAATAGCAATAAAATAAGGatgcaacaaaataaattatctGCAGTTTTAGTAATGTGACTCCTGGTTGAATATTAGTTGTttttatgaaagaaaaacacaacaaattcaATATTTTGGAAGCATTTTGAGAGCTTAATTACGGTGCACACTAAATATGAAGTTAAAACCAAAAGCCTTTTCCCTctctaaatgtaaaatatgagtGGCCAGATGTAACTGGGTTTACTGCAGGCTGGGGAAAGGGAAGAGCATTTTCTTGGTGCAAAGCAGCATATGTTTGATTTCCACCCCTCACCCTCCCCCGCCACTGCCGCCATcatctgctctgagggaggGGGGGACGGGGCCGGGATGGTGGAGGGGTGGGGCGTCTTTTCTCCAATTATGCCGTCTGGAACAATCACGCCGGTGACATTTCGAAATCTGACCTTCTCTCCCGGCGGTGTAGAGCGCAGAGGAGCGTCGTAGACGGTCGGACCGGCTGAGCAGCAGCTTTTTCTCCCGCTGTCGTGGttactgctgctcctgctgccaCCAACTACAGCACACGCTCTTTTATTCTGCAGTAAATAATGCTCTTATTCTGAATTGGCTGGGTGGTATGATTGTTTATATATGGCCTCAGTGTGTTAATGCTGCTCTAGGTACAACAGACATGTCTCTTCTTACAAAAACACTAATAACGTACAGAAGTCCGTAGACAAAACAGAGCATTTAGGGTCATCAATGATCACTTCCTCTTATTTTAAACCACCTTAATTTCTGTTGTTACAGCTCCTGACACGAGTCAAcatttaaatttacattttgtcaCTGCCACTTTGCACATTGAAAGAGGTGTCTGGCCTTAAATGTCagataaatacagtatacataaaataagtatattATTACTTCCCATGTAAATCAGTctcccccttccctccctcaGGGCAACACAACGACGCCCGTATGAACCTGGCCATCGCCCTCAGTTCCGCCCGCTACGGCGCTGCCATCGCCAACTACACCGAGGTGGTCCGCCTGCTGAAGACAAACGACCCGCAGACGGGCAAGGAGAAGGTGTGTGGCGCCCGCTGCAGGGACGTCATCACAGGTGAGGCACGCAAGTGTTGTCTCTGCGTGGTTTAAGTCTCACTGGAGCTATCAGCACGTGTTCAGGGTTCTGACATATTATATTGacattatatatgtacattatctcaaagcagcagcatcctgtttcaataaaaaataaaaaaaacggcTCTTATCTTCTGTCTTTTTAATACCACGGGTGTTTCTCCATCACTCTCCCCTCACAGGAAAGGAGTTTGACGTGAAGGCCAAGTGTGTCATCAACGCCACGGGCCCGTTCACAGACACCCTGAGGAAAATGGACAACCAGGAAACCCCAAACATCTGCCAACCCAGCGCTGGTGTTCACATCGTCATCCCCGGTTACTACAGGTAACGACATAATCACACATCATACACTTTTAAAATAGTTCTTTTTATTCAAGTGGTGGTTTTATTGGTATTTCAAAGGCATACAGTTGTACATATTTAATCCTCAGTGTTTTCTCATTCTTACGTGTAAATACTAGACCATTATGTGACCTATACTTACATACATAGGACAATCTTCTCCTGTTAAGATACAGCGGAGCAATAGAGTGGTTCTGTTGAAGTCGGGGGTTTTAAAGTTCAGCGAAGCTTATTGAGCGAAACCCGAGGGAGCGCGAGCCCTTTGAGCGGCGCCAGAAATGCCAACCACCTAATTCTCTTCTtctctcgtcctcctcctgcCGCTATCTGCgctctccttcccctcctctccttcttcttcaaCACTTCCTCCTCCTACATTAAAGATAACAAATGCTACTTCGGGCGGccgtggctcagagggtagagcaggttgacCACCAATTCATGGTTCGATCCCAGGCTGCTCcggtccttgagcaagacacttaaccccaaattgctcccgaattgctccatcggtgtgtgaatgagtatttagattagatacTGATGGGCATAGTTGGCCCCTTAGCAtcctctgacatcagtgtgtgaatgctgacatgtagtgtaaagcgctttcagtggtcggaagactagaaaagcgctgtataaatgcaagtccatttaccattttccTGTATTTTCAGCCCTGACAACATGGGTCTGCTCGATCCGGCGACAAGTGACGGGCGTGTCATCTTCTTCCTGCCCTGGGAGAAGATGACCATCGCCGGGACGACCGACACGCCCACTAATGTGACGGCCCACCCCATCCCGGGGGAGAACGACATCAACTTCATCCTGAGAGAGATCCGAAACTACCTCAGCCCTGACGTAGAAGGTACGGGGAGTCTTCTCTTGGCCTTTTTTGAGCAGCATAGAGGGTTTTCTTTAAGAGTCTAAGTAAGAAAACCTCATTCAGATTCGATGATGCAAATAACGAAGAATACAGCATTGGAATAGAGCCTTTCTCAACATGTTCGTGTGTGTAGATCAGGGCTGagctttctgttgttgttgatttctTGAGTTCCTTGTCCTTGAGAGATAAGGCATCGAGTCTGCAGAGTGGGAGAATCCTACATGCTCTTTTTGTACACCATATGGCCTTCTCTATTCCTTCCCTTTACAACCTTGAACCATCAGAGACCCTTGCAGCTGGTTTCACATAAACAAGACTCAAATCTTGGTTGAACTGTAACTGTGTTTGTGTCGTCTCCCGCAGTGCGCCGCGGAGACGTGCTGGCGGCGTGGAGCGGCATCCGTCCCCTGGTGACCGACCCCAACTCCAAAGACACTCAGTCCATCTGCAGAAACCACATCGTCAGCATCAGCGAGAGCGGAATGGTCACCATCGCTGGTCAGTTTCTGGATCATCTGGTGAAATCACCTCACCAACATACTGCTGTGTATTGAGGtgaatatgtttgtgtgtccagGTGGGAAGTGGACGACCTACAGGTCGATGGCTGAGGAGACTCTGGACGCAGCCGTCAAAGCTCACAGCCTGTCAGCTGAGCCCTGCAAGACCGTCGGTCTGATGCTGGAGGGCGCCAAGGGCTGGACGCCGACGCTCTACATCCGCCTGGTGCAGGACTACGGACTGGAGAACgaggtacaacacatgcacactttatcaGCAGCATTAGGATGCAATAGCACgcaatacttctgtacttttacggAGTATCTCTACACTGTGGTACTGCTACTTTAAGTTTTTAAGTAAATGATGTGAACACTTCTTCAGTGTGACAACAAGCTGCCATGTACCACcacaaattgtcttttttttatgtttctctgTGAGCTGTAGAGATGTATTTCCCCCAAATGTTGAACTCCTTCTTAAAGCTCTGCCTCCAACAACAGTTTGACTTCCTGAAACATTTCCAGGCTGCCGAGGCGTAGCAGAGAGTAGACCTTTAACTACGTACAGACCCAAACAAAGACACATTCACTGtcctctcctccagcagcagtggAGTTGACATTAAAGCCGCCGCTGTAACAACGCTGACATTTCTACTACACAAAAGACTGGACACGCGTTGAAATGCACTGTACGATTTATCAATGGCATTAAGTAAGGGCACATTGATTTACATCAGCTACACGCCATCTTTCCAATAATTAGGCTGTGCGTTTTCATTAAATTCGATAGAACATTgtttcatgaagaaaaagtaCTCGTACAGTACACTTACTCCTCATTAGAGGCGTTCTGCAGCCGCTCCGCTGTTCTCTGGAATATTCCTAAAAGGTCACTGTTGGTATTTGGACAGCGTTTGACCTTTCACATGATCGGCAAGCCAACGATCTGAATAGCAAATAGCCCTCTTGTGTTCGGTAAACATGTGACACCTCATTGACAAAGTGGCGCCATCGCTTATCGCTTAACTGCGAAGAGGTGAAATCGATCAGCAGCTGCCACTACGATCTACAGTATGATGGTTAAACCGTGATGTGTTTTCTATGCAGGCGTTGCAAGTTGAATGTCTTTTCTCCGTGTACAGGTTGCTCAGCACCTGGCTTCGACTTACGGAGGAAAGGCGTTCGACGTGGCCAAGATGGCTCAGGTCACCGGGCAAAGGTGGCCGATCGTTGGGAAAAGATTGGTGTCTGAGTTCCCTTACATCGAGAGCGAGGTAAAGCGGGATTTCATGCTTAATTTTGCCCCCAAAAGGCTCAAACACACGAGCCTCATGTGAGTCTTCTTTCTCAGGTGCTGTATGCGATTAAGGAGTACGCCTGCACAGCCACTGACGTTATCGCCCGGCGAACACGTCTGGGCTTCCTCAACGTGCAGGCGGCGGATGAGGCGCTCCCACGCATCGTGCAGATCATGGGGAAAGAGCTGGACTGGAGTGAGGAGAAGAAGACGGTACGATTTTACAACAACACATTGACTAACATCTGTGTTATTGGTTTGTGTAACATCTTTCCCTGCTCCAGAAAACCTGCTTTGCTTTACATAAAGCTTTAATCCCTTGCGGGTTTTTGAAGCCCTGGTTTCTTTTCCGATCGGCACACAATAGGAAAGGTCCACACCCTTCATCCCTTCAGAGGAGAACGCTCTGTTTGTGTATGAAAGACATGAAGTGATACATGAACCTTCAGCTATTTTAAGCCATTATTGTTACAGTTACAGGGAGGCCACATGTCATACAAGTTTATTCAAGATATACAAGATTTCAAACAGTAACTGTGTACTGTTTACTTTCCTTAAAGAAGTGTTTTTATAATCATATAAAGTGTTACGTTTTGGGGCATTATGTTGATGCTTTTTAGTATATTTAATGTGCTAAcagatgaagggaaggctgattcctgactcctcttctctctctatctaatGTGAAATCCAGGCGGAGCTGGAAGCAGCCAGGAAGTTTTTGTACCTTGAGATGGGCTACAGGTCTCGCTCTGAACAGCTGGAGAAGACATCTCAGATCAACCTGGACAACCAGGAAGTAGTCAGGTGATTATTACACTtgtctcttttcactctttaaactacgtcaccaaaCTCCTGGCGCACTTTCTCTCAGCGTTTACTGTTGACTTGGCTTTacattgttgttaattgaaaGCACGGTGCGCTAAAGGGGGCCTTAAGCATCGGTATCTGAAGCCgatggctgtgacaaagcgtcggtatttgacgccctgggaatgagaacaggctgggataacatgatgaagtgatgacattttggacagacgtgggCGTAAACCGCATTTTGACTGGTttgcggaggcatacaaccgcaaggcggtaatcctagtttcctttttaaaatgattttcaaTTCATTGTGTCTCCTCCTTCTGAAACCAAACCTACGCCCTTGGGTTCAGTCATTATTGTAGTACATAAGTTAGCAATAATAAGCTACAAAACTGCCTTTTTGAGATAGAAGGACGCAAAGAAACCaacagcagaacacaggagttgctggtcttgtttgtgttattgtttgactttgtttagttcgaattcagattcagattcaatttcagtttattgatcccaagaagggcaattcaattcacagctttaacccacaaacacacacagacaacatccaGACAAACATCCAAATAGCATGTCAATCACAGATCAGTAAAACTGAAACAGAGGTCGGTGAAGGACAGCagataaaatagataaaaagagaaaacaaatagataaTGAATAGACATTGTTACATGATTTATCATCTCTTAGTTGGACTCCCGTAATCTTGGAGTAAACCTTGACAATGCTATCCAGGCTGTTCTTGTCCTTAATGGTTAAGCCACTGAACCAACAGATACAAGATAAGGTTAGAAGACTTTCGAtaaaagaacaataaaagtTGAAGATCCTCTCGCTGACATTAAAAGAGTTCAGCTTCCTCAACAAATAGATTCTCCGTTGACCTCGTTTGACGATAGACTCCGTATTATTATGAAACTTTTAAAATCCAACACAGTTCCAAGATATTTATACGAATTCCACAATCTGAACATCTTCGCCGTACCTCATATAACACCACCAAGTTGTGTTAAATGTTGTCGAATCAAATGTAAAGAAGTGAGGAACTAAATGCTGTGAAATGTGTGTGACAGGTACAGGAAGCGTTTCCACAAGTTCGACAAAGAGAGCAAAGGATTCATCACAACTGTTGACGTCCAGCAGGTTTTAGAAGTGAGTGGTCTTTCTTCCCGTCGTTATTTCATCTTCATTTACACACTTGTCATCGTTATACGTTATCGATCcctcgtcttgttttttttctctcctctgcagAGCATCAATGTCACCATTGATGAGAATGCGCTCCATGAAATCCTTAATGAGGTGGACCTCAACAAGAACGGACAAGTGGAGCTTGATGAGTTCATGCAGGTACGTAACATGTGAGAGGAAGCATCTGATAACACATCATTTGCTCCAACAGATGTTTCACGTTTTACTGCAATGCTATCGTCACGATTCTTAGCTCTAGTAAACTGTGATGCTTGGTGCAGATTAATACAGCTCAACGTGCATTTGCACAGGAAATGGACACATATTTTTACTGTACTGGCAAATTCTTTCACTTTTTATAAGAAAATAGGACTTTTGGGGAAAATACACTATaaaaagtagatttttttaatccaaaacCAACTGAAATTATGATCAGAGTGCAGGTGAGCACTGTGGTGTGATGAGAGGATTCATTAATGCCTCACACCTCCGTCAGTAGCAGCAGAACAAACAGGACGGAGGACCTGAAGGCTGGATAATAGAAACCCAGGGGAACGCAGGCCATTAAACACACTCTTTTCTATTTTTCCTCTGagatatttttgtgtgtgtgcagccataTTTCTGCGTTTAATCTGTTTCCAGTCGCCCGCCTCGTCATGCTTCAGAAATTGTTATACTAAATTTGGCATATTTTATCTTGACATTTATATCAGTACATCAAATTTGAAGCAGGTTTTTGTAGGTCTACATACTTATAgacagagctgcaacgatttgTTGTCTAATCAATTagtctattttgataattgattcattgttaaagtaatttttcaggaaaaaacagcagaaaatgctgttttcagcctctcaaatagggagattttctgtgttttatatcatattaaactgaatatctttgggttttggacaaaacaagacatttaaagactttGAGAAACTAAAAATGGACATTTTTATACCAAAtaccaaacaattaatctagaaaataatctaaagattaatcaacaatgaatttATAGATGcgtgtttttatattgtagatCTTCATTCACAACCTCAGGAAGTCGTAGCAGACAAAGCACCTTTCTCTTGTCGTTTCTAGTAGTATCACCCAGATAAATACAACATATTCCTCCTCACATATGCtctaatattctttatatactatacatcgTTAAAAAACAGACCATTGTCCACCTGAGATGTGAG
Protein-coding sequences here:
- the gpd2 gene encoding glycerol-3-phosphate dehydrogenase, mitochondrial isoform X1, with amino-acid sequence MAFRKALKGTVIIGGGVASVFGLSQLLEYRKTQHGLARLAHVAAEAELRVPFADEFPGRQAQLAALQDTEEFDVLVVGGGATGAGCALDAVTRNLKTALVERDDFSSGTSSRSTKLIHGGVRYLQKAIMKLDYEQYMMVKEALHERANLLEIAPHLSAPLPIMLPVYKWWQLPYYWVGIKMYDLVAGSENLKSSYVLSKTKALEHFPMLKKDKLVGAIVYYDGQHNDARMNLAIALSSARYGAAIANYTEVVRLLKTNDPQTGKEKVCGARCRDVITGKEFDVKAKCVINATGPFTDTLRKMDNQETPNICQPSAGVHIVIPGYYSPDNMGLLDPATSDGRVIFFLPWEKMTIAGTTDTPTNVTAHPIPGENDINFILREIRNYLSPDVEVRRGDVLAAWSGIRPLVTDPNSKDTQSICRNHIVSISESGMVTIAGGKWTTYRSMAEETLDAAVKAHSLSAEPCKTVGLMLEGAKGWTPTLYIRLVQDYGLENEVAQHLASTYGGKAFDVAKMAQVTGQRWPIVGKRLVSEFPYIESEVLYAIKEYACTATDVIARRTRLGFLNVQAADEALPRIVQIMGKELDWSEEKKTAELEAARKFLYLEMGYRSRSEQLEKTSQINLDNQEVVRYRKRFHKFDKESKGFITTVDVQQVLESINVTIDENALHEILNEVDLNKNGQVELDEFMQLMSAVKKGQVSDSRLAILMKTAEETLNKKRGPVTVDRSGGGV
- the gpd2 gene encoding glycerol-3-phosphate dehydrogenase, mitochondrial isoform X3; this encodes MAFRKALKGTVIIGGGVASVFGLSQLLEYRKTQHGLARLAHVAAEAELRVPFADEFPGRQAQLAALQDTEEFDVLVVGGGATGAGCALDAVTRNLKTALVERDDFSSGTSSRSTKLIHGGVRYLQKAIMKLDYEQYMMVKEALHERANLLEIAPHLSAPLPIMLPVYKWWQLPYYWVGIKMYDLVAGSENLKSSYVLSKTKALEHFPMLKKDKLVGAIVYYDGQHNDARMNLAIALSSARYGAAIANYTEVVRLLKTNDPQTGKEKVCGARCRDVITGKEFDVKAKCVINATGPFTDTLRKMDNQETPNICQPSAGVHIVIPGYYSPDNMGLLDPATSDGRVIFFLPWEKMTIAGTTDTPTNVTAHPIPGENDINFILREIRNYLSPDVEVRRGDVLAAWSGIRPLVTDPNSKDTQSICRNHIVSISESGMVTIAGGKWTTYRSMAEETLDAAVKAHSLSAEPCKTVGLMLEGAKGWTPTLYIRLVQDYGLENEVAQHLASTYGGKAFDVAKMAQVTGQRWPIVGKRLVSEFPYIESEVLYAIKEYACTATDVIARRTRLGFLNVQAADEALPRIVQIMGKELDWSEEKKTAELEAARKFLYLEMGYRSRSEQLEKTSQINLDNQEVVRYRKRFHKFDKESKGFITTVDVQQVLESINVTIDENALHEILNEVDLNKNGQVELDEFMQQQQTADERGEEGTSVGQPSGHTDENGGGNSE
- the gpd2 gene encoding glycerol-3-phosphate dehydrogenase, mitochondrial isoform X2, whose product is MAFRKALKGTVIIGGGVASVFGLSQLLEYRKTQARLAHVAAEAELRVPFADEFPGRQAQLAALQDTEEFDVLVVGGGATGAGCALDAVTRNLKTALVERDDFSSGTSSRSTKLIHGGVRYLQKAIMKLDYEQYMMVKEALHERANLLEIAPHLSAPLPIMLPVYKWWQLPYYWVGIKMYDLVAGSENLKSSYVLSKTKALEHFPMLKKDKLVGAIVYYDGQHNDARMNLAIALSSARYGAAIANYTEVVRLLKTNDPQTGKEKVCGARCRDVITGKEFDVKAKCVINATGPFTDTLRKMDNQETPNICQPSAGVHIVIPGYYSPDNMGLLDPATSDGRVIFFLPWEKMTIAGTTDTPTNVTAHPIPGENDINFILREIRNYLSPDVEVRRGDVLAAWSGIRPLVTDPNSKDTQSICRNHIVSISESGMVTIAGGKWTTYRSMAEETLDAAVKAHSLSAEPCKTVGLMLEGAKGWTPTLYIRLVQDYGLENEVAQHLASTYGGKAFDVAKMAQVTGQRWPIVGKRLVSEFPYIESEVLYAIKEYACTATDVIARRTRLGFLNVQAADEALPRIVQIMGKELDWSEEKKTAELEAARKFLYLEMGYRSRSEQLEKTSQINLDNQEVVRYRKRFHKFDKESKGFITTVDVQQVLESINVTIDENALHEILNEVDLNKNGQVELDEFMQLMSAVKKGQVSDSRLAILMKTAEETLNKKRGPVTVDRSGGGV